A window from Pseudomonas sp. Tri1 encodes these proteins:
- a CDS encoding DUF6543 domain-containing protein — MTVFSEHEHGAPPVAPLKPLTLLSNGLRFQPHAFADQWLGQWGLVGDAPVMVTYQEVETEESAAISQRTSVPLRDAVTQGFLIAHQSRVYPSGHSPREGWIYPHRSHMSLDFSSLRVNGKALSPDILQQLQTGIAPGYQGTGQPVVTEVDAQGNLLSVRGKEQVRQLALLDSNQVKLARLFAGLPTFDSVLKSLLIGRIKIKIPETRFRPALLENIDPDHWYVNHFSVDSVGGRSLIASQSFTDVLLSCLATDTPPTYSVDGVGFFTRPDALEEADSVFANPVDRNILAAMEAVFYIAQPTTNDSLKRQFRDDFNAFRRNKQWGDSLETSTPSTAEAALAHLLSRRFLHLFDLYKADRDSGIALTQSERSQQGEEDRLLDLITTHPGMADRSRLLRAPIPHVYAVMLDMGSTTAQKWPAAMVIKRTDQPSLFLYSLEGGIQRFHSFQALVNQVSPTYDGQQRTIRDISSELSGDVFEVAADDLLQIQDTALETYLNAPQNETVALAAFALNVEDALDLPMLSLTGPLTVRQEVLVENNRPDFYKSATGSEQSTYRNLEKQVLEAAYELGARDIQTLWQFTRQKVKHYLQQTVHPGIDPDPDKCLVTFSFGKSASPRQSRISSLTQLMLDNLRPTQYPNAMREVQAVYVADQDGQRIRHPANGYFVTLTGRELARMVTSIDAGASYQTLLSKEMNKPDYKKAWQAAYLANMKFKGHEAALRGNEVFKSTVLDTAFNPPKPCKRLALWLDAVLRSPTAQARPLVLGRRVHVHGLLLGGSVGAGGQQGRMSNALSIDGPLIFSDQEGPDIKGTVGVYFPDSPEGDDFHEFADLSDGVAGLLPREEWQAYFRSRIATSDPEEIKRTLGQRGGRPLIRGTLLSGDLLEALHRAHVNFHSAHADHRSNSNLDVHYQTLGRFGQVAVEIALELATMILAPGFQMLKSIIKTGLLISRTGSIPLNLKTLVFVHTVANHGGWRLVRNVTLAPRGQSSFWKLTARQTQDEALTGLPLEAAVYRSYAVSDTSVIQGLTADARGFYRATVSDMATGRVIARPVYVRQPDGTVFRVHDHTRLNATEATLVDPVSGVNIVSSGVMRSTVARMSNGEWRAVGFGRGGGKRPADTPAQPGPSKKPALSVSAVSNSIRTPGTWNNRIMDLVPSIMTRLAIWPQNRSLLIIDEISAERAWSVRFTPGQHETIYPVAEHPDRADTDVVLRRTSHDHYSLVLGERVVEINADGDCLFNGLAAGLNEGRSQQTFTMQGLRDAAADHIDQHPELSQYVAPQVSDIQQALFESAPSLVNLLDNSAVFDLTRIIYGTPNPHRLFQPTLDYLDLQVKRTIRTAITEAPGTKLPPEILQEVGRLVSPRSPANLMANTSAPFSAQEKVTMQRLFEDILLRPVDDQNILRLLDNKYLLVSRDVAHIMLEYGVTARQLLGHHPRNSLGYVRHEEALHDHLDAAELEELLDGAHLVDRNDLDDVKELLMRDRDKFVDDDAELFEEFMYADMVERTVDLLRTALGRFPVLRRRVDILLRSPVIIHNLGGMLPVSEVARLIRNPALTDRRFELIAAYANSRYGELERTGRIDLDWMQVFDDRNLQSIITHQDNLTAFMRFLGGARKNIESIDVPAVAKLFSPPGQLPSNVRVALLFNTPGLLGNLMRLSSEYAMQIWLDLIGPHFSDATIRQALGRPGSLRTGLDFGLALRDSLGAEEARANRIVQNLLSISQRRAQLYLYSFDFPTNRLGHSRLDFAVYLESHLQIPGWAWQYARRGVTPDSLKQFGEMKPKLE; from the coding sequence CCTTTGCCGATCAATGGCTGGGCCAGTGGGGCCTCGTCGGCGACGCGCCAGTGATGGTCACTTATCAAGAGGTCGAAACCGAAGAGTCGGCCGCGATCAGTCAGCGCACATCGGTGCCGTTGCGTGACGCCGTGACACAAGGCTTTTTGATCGCCCACCAAAGCCGGGTCTATCCCTCCGGCCATTCGCCGCGTGAGGGCTGGATTTATCCACATCGAAGCCATATGTCCCTGGACTTCTCGTCGCTGCGGGTCAACGGTAAAGCCCTTTCGCCAGACATCTTGCAGCAGTTGCAAACGGGCATTGCCCCCGGCTACCAGGGCACGGGCCAGCCCGTTGTCACCGAGGTGGATGCCCAAGGCAATCTGCTCAGTGTCCGTGGCAAAGAACAAGTCCGGCAGTTGGCGCTGCTGGACAGCAATCAGGTGAAACTGGCGCGTTTGTTCGCCGGCCTGCCCACGTTCGACTCGGTGCTCAAGAGCCTGCTGATCGGCAGGATCAAGATAAAGATCCCCGAGACCCGATTTCGCCCGGCACTGCTGGAGAATATCGATCCGGATCATTGGTATGTGAACCACTTCAGCGTCGATTCCGTCGGCGGACGTTCATTGATCGCCTCGCAGAGTTTTACCGATGTTCTATTGAGCTGTCTGGCGACGGACACACCGCCCACTTACTCGGTCGATGGCGTGGGATTCTTCACTCGCCCGGATGCCTTGGAAGAGGCGGACAGCGTATTTGCCAACCCGGTGGACAGGAACATCCTGGCGGCCATGGAGGCGGTCTTCTATATCGCCCAACCCACAACCAATGACAGCCTGAAACGTCAGTTCCGTGACGATTTCAACGCCTTTCGCCGTAACAAGCAGTGGGGCGACTCGCTCGAGACCTCAACCCCGTCTACCGCTGAAGCGGCCCTCGCTCATTTGTTGTCCCGACGATTCCTGCACCTTTTCGACCTGTACAAGGCCGATCGGGATTCAGGCATTGCGTTGACCCAAAGTGAACGAAGCCAGCAGGGTGAAGAAGATCGCCTGTTGGACCTCATCACGACCCATCCGGGCATGGCGGACAGAAGCCGCTTGCTGCGAGCCCCCATCCCCCATGTCTACGCCGTCATGCTCGATATGGGCAGCACGACCGCGCAGAAATGGCCCGCTGCAATGGTGATCAAACGCACGGATCAACCTTCATTGTTTCTCTACTCCCTGGAAGGGGGCATACAGCGCTTCCATTCTTTCCAGGCGTTGGTCAATCAAGTAAGCCCTACCTACGACGGGCAGCAACGCACGATCCGGGATATTTCCTCTGAATTATCCGGGGATGTTTTTGAAGTGGCGGCAGATGATCTGCTGCAGATCCAAGACACCGCTCTGGAAACGTATCTGAATGCTCCGCAAAACGAGACGGTCGCTTTGGCGGCCTTTGCGCTGAATGTTGAAGATGCGCTGGATTTACCCATGTTGTCGCTTACCGGACCGCTGACTGTCCGTCAGGAAGTCCTGGTTGAAAACAACCGCCCGGACTTTTACAAGAGCGCAACAGGTTCGGAGCAATCGACCTATCGCAACTTGGAAAAACAGGTCCTGGAAGCGGCCTATGAACTGGGTGCCCGCGATATCCAGACGCTGTGGCAGTTCACCCGCCAGAAGGTCAAGCACTACCTTCAACAAACGGTGCACCCCGGCATCGATCCCGACCCGGACAAGTGCCTGGTCACGTTTTCTTTCGGGAAAAGTGCCAGCCCAAGGCAGTCCCGTATCTCCAGCTTGACTCAGTTGATGCTCGATAACCTGCGTCCGACTCAGTACCCCAATGCAATGCGCGAAGTGCAGGCGGTCTACGTCGCCGATCAGGATGGCCAACGTATCCGGCACCCGGCCAACGGTTATTTCGTCACGTTGACCGGGCGCGAACTGGCCCGGATGGTGACGAGCATCGATGCCGGAGCAAGCTACCAAACCCTGCTCAGCAAGGAGATGAACAAGCCGGACTACAAGAAGGCCTGGCAAGCGGCATATCTGGCCAATATGAAATTCAAAGGTCACGAAGCCGCGCTCAGGGGCAATGAAGTGTTCAAGAGCACCGTGCTCGATACGGCCTTCAACCCACCGAAGCCGTGCAAGCGCCTCGCGCTCTGGCTGGATGCGGTCCTGCGTTCGCCGACGGCACAGGCACGCCCCTTGGTCTTGGGGCGACGTGTGCACGTCCATGGTCTTCTGCTTGGGGGGAGCGTAGGCGCTGGAGGGCAGCAGGGAAGGATGAGCAATGCGCTCAGCATCGATGGCCCGCTGATCTTTTCCGATCAGGAAGGGCCGGACATCAAGGGAACGGTTGGCGTTTATTTTCCAGACAGCCCCGAGGGCGACGACTTCCATGAGTTTGCCGACCTGAGCGATGGCGTGGCAGGGTTATTGCCCCGAGAGGAATGGCAGGCGTATTTCCGTTCGCGCATTGCCACAAGCGATCCTGAAGAGATCAAACGTACCCTGGGGCAGCGAGGCGGCCGCCCGCTGATCCGTGGCACGTTGCTCAGCGGTGATCTGCTTGAGGCCCTTCATCGGGCGCACGTCAATTTCCACAGTGCGCATGCCGATCACCGCTCCAATAGCAACCTGGATGTCCATTATCAAACGCTCGGCAGGTTTGGACAGGTGGCGGTCGAGATTGCCCTGGAACTGGCGACGATGATCCTGGCCCCCGGTTTCCAGATGCTCAAGAGCATCATCAAGACCGGCCTGTTGATATCCAGGACCGGTTCTATCCCGCTGAACCTGAAAACCCTGGTATTCGTGCACACCGTGGCCAACCACGGAGGCTGGCGCCTGGTCCGAAACGTGACGCTTGCGCCACGAGGTCAATCCTCTTTCTGGAAGCTGACGGCTCGCCAAACCCAGGACGAGGCACTGACCGGGCTGCCGTTGGAGGCGGCGGTCTACCGATCCTATGCCGTTTCGGATACTTCGGTGATACAAGGGCTGACAGCGGACGCACGCGGCTTTTATCGCGCGACAGTCAGCGATATGGCCACCGGCAGGGTTATTGCTCGCCCGGTCTATGTGCGACAACCCGATGGCACCGTGTTCCGGGTGCATGACCATACGAGGTTGAACGCAACCGAAGCCACCTTGGTAGACCCTGTTTCAGGAGTGAACATCGTCTCCAGCGGGGTGATGAGAAGTACGGTGGCGCGGATGTCCAATGGCGAATGGCGCGCCGTAGGATTTGGCCGGGGCGGCGGCAAACGCCCGGCGGATACGCCTGCCCAACCGGGGCCTTCAAAGAAGCCTGCCCTATCGGTTTCCGCTGTTTCCAATTCGATACGCACGCCGGGCACTTGGAACAATCGGATCATGGACCTGGTGCCGTCAATCATGACGCGTCTGGCGATCTGGCCACAAAACCGCAGCTTGCTGATCATTGATGAAATATCCGCGGAACGTGCCTGGTCGGTGCGTTTTACCCCCGGGCAACATGAAACGATTTATCCGGTGGCCGAGCATCCGGATAGAGCTGACACAGATGTCGTTTTGAGACGAACCAGTCATGACCATTACAGTTTGGTCTTGGGTGAGCGCGTGGTGGAGATCAATGCCGATGGCGATTGCTTATTCAATGGCTTGGCGGCGGGGTTGAATGAAGGGCGGTCTCAGCAGACGTTCACGATGCAGGGGCTGCGCGATGCGGCAGCCGATCATATCGATCAGCATCCGGAGTTGAGTCAATATGTGGCGCCCCAAGTCTCCGACATCCAGCAAGCCCTCTTCGAGAGTGCGCCGTCGCTGGTCAATCTCCTGGACAATTCGGCGGTGTTCGATCTTACCCGGATCATTTACGGCACGCCCAACCCGCATCGCTTGTTCCAACCGACCTTGGATTACCTGGACCTGCAGGTAAAAAGGACTATTCGGACGGCAATCACTGAGGCGCCAGGGACTAAGTTACCCCCCGAGATCCTGCAGGAAGTTGGCCGCCTGGTGTCGCCCCGGTCCCCGGCCAATCTGATGGCGAACACCAGCGCCCCTTTTTCCGCGCAGGAAAAAGTCACCATGCAGCGACTGTTCGAGGACATCCTGCTGAGGCCTGTCGATGACCAGAACATTCTCCGGCTGCTCGACAACAAGTACCTGCTGGTTTCCAGAGACGTGGCCCATATCATGCTGGAGTATGGGGTCACCGCCCGGCAGTTGCTCGGTCATCACCCTCGCAATAGCCTGGGCTATGTCAGGCATGAGGAGGCGCTGCACGATCATCTGGACGCGGCTGAGCTTGAAGAGTTGCTGGACGGTGCTCATCTAGTGGATCGCAATGATCTGGATGACGTAAAAGAGTTGTTGATGCGTGATCGGGACAAGTTCGTCGATGACGATGCTGAGCTGTTCGAAGAGTTCATGTATGCCGACATGGTCGAGCGGACCGTTGATTTACTCAGAACGGCCCTTGGGCGCTTCCCTGTTCTGCGGCGGCGGGTCGACATTCTCCTGAGATCCCCCGTCATCATTCACAATCTCGGGGGCATGTTGCCCGTGAGTGAAGTCGCGAGGTTGATCCGTAATCCGGCGCTCACCGACAGGCGCTTTGAACTCATCGCCGCGTATGCAAACAGCCGTTATGGCGAACTGGAGCGTACGGGGCGCATCGACCTCGACTGGATGCAGGTGTTCGATGATCGGAACCTGCAAAGCATCATCACTCATCAAGATAATCTGACGGCGTTCATGCGGTTCCTGGGCGGGGCGCGGAAGAACATCGAGAGCATAGACGTGCCTGCCGTCGCAAAGCTGTTCAGCCCTCCAGGGCAGTTGCCTTCCAATGTCCGGGTGGCCCTCCTGTTCAACACCCCGGGTTTATTGGGGAACCTTATGCGTCTGTCCTCCGAGTACGCCATGCAGATCTGGCTTGACCTGATTGGGCCGCACTTTAGCGATGCGACTATTCGGCAGGCGCTTGGACGACCGGGGTCGCTGCGTACTGGACTGGATTTTGGATTGGCACTGAGGGACAGCCTGGGAGCGGAAGAAGCCCGTGCGAATCGGATTGTTCAAAACCTGCTTTCCATCAGCCAACGTCGGGCCCAGCTATACCTGTACAGCTTTGACTTCCCAACCAATCGTCTGGGGCATAGTCGTCTGGATTTTGCCGTGTACCTGGAAAGTCATCTGCAAATACCGGGCTGGGCCTGGCAGTACGCACGGCGGGGCGTGACCCCTGACTCGCTCAAGCAGTTTGGTGAGATGAAGCCGAAATTGGAGTGA